The window CCCAATATATCTTTGGATCAAGTTCCTGAAAAGCACTCAGGCAAGAGGAGCAGGTTGCACTTAGACCTCTACACCGACAACCAAGAAGGTGAGGTGGAGCGCCTAATCAAAATCGGGGCAACTCGCTATCCGTGGAGGTATCCCAAGGGCGCTGACTTTACAGTGCTCGAAGATCCCGATGGCAACCTCTTCTGCGTCGTTCAGAAGACCTAACTCGCCGCAGAAAACAAGAGAAAACCAACCCGATTTGCCCGACCCCGACTGATTGGCCCGTGGCCGCTAGGGCCCTCGGGACGAGAGAGCGGGAACGTCAGGTGGCGCGGGCGGCCGACCGCACGCTCGAGCGGTACTGCGCGATTCTGAAGATGGATAATTTGCTGACACCGAAAACGCGCAGATCACGAGGTGGAACGCCAGCTCGACGGGGCAAGGGGAACATGAGCTGGGTTAGCAGCCCCCTGCCGTAGGGACCAGGCCGAGCGGCGACTCGCCGTCTTTCAGCTCTCGATAGCGGACAAATCGAGCCGACTGAGTCGCTCCGGATCCGCCAGGATGTTGATCTCGACGATCCTGCCGCCGGCGACCGTGCAGCCGAGCACGGCGAACAGTCGTGAGCGCTCCGCCATCTGCCCTCAGCACAACGTCCGGGTCGAGCACGGAGACAACGCCGTGGAAGTCGCCATTGCGGGCCGCCGCCAGAAAGGCATCGATGATCTGGCGCTGCTGCTGCAGATTCGGATCTGACGTCGGCGCCTGACCTTGGACGCCTCGTCGCGCACGGCTCGCGAGCTGCCGCGCCGCGACGGGCGAACGGTCCACGATCGGCGCGATTTCCTCGAGCGTCATCCCGAACACATCGTGAAGGACAAACGCCAGGCGCTCGGCGGGCTTCAGTCTTTCGAGGACCACGAGGAGCGCGAGACCGACCGAATAGGCAAGTGCGGCGTCAGACTCCGGATCCCCATCGGCGGGAGCGATGATTGGATCGGGCACGTGCATGTCCGAGGGATCCTCCCGGCGCGAGGCCCGTGTACGCAACAGGTCCAGGCACACCCGCGCGACGACGGTCGTCCGCCAAGCTCTGAGGTTCTCGACGTCGCTGACATCGGTCCGGCCGAGTCGAATCCAGCTTTCCTGGACCGCATCGTCTGCATCGCTCGCCGACCCGAGCATCCGATATGCCACCGCGCGCAAATGCGCTCGGTGCTGTTCGAATTGCTCAGCGAGTCCCTCAGGTGTGGGCATCGGTCACATTCCTCCGTCGCGGTCTGTCAGGGTACTAACGGACGAAACTTCTCAGATGTGACAGAACCGCTGTCGTCTTGAAAAAGCTCATCGCCTGTCCTCGGCCCATTGTTCGCGCAGCCTGTTCCGGTTGGTGCTCCTGATAGCTCGGTTCAAGAATCGGCGTTGCCCCGACGCCATAGCCGAATTGGAGACGATGGCGATCCGACCGCTCGCGAATCGGCTCCGCTGGTGGCTCCGCAATGCGTCAGAAATCGGTGGCCCCGGTCGCGATCACTAACGGGACGAGGATCCGTTCAGGTGAACGGCAGCTCGAACGAGCGCCTTGAAAGCCTTCTCGTCAATCTCATCTCCCGCATGGATGACTATCGCGCGCATGGCGTTGCCCTCGAGGCCGGAGTTGAAGAGGCCTTTCGGGTCCTTGAGAGAAGCTCCCTTGGCGAAGGTCAGCCTCACATGGTTCTTGTAGGTCTCGCCGGTGCAAATGATCCCCGCGTGGGACCATACCGGAACCCCGGCGGGGTTCGATGGCTTCCTCCATTTCAGCTCCTCGACCACCTCTGGGTCGGCCTGCTTGATGAGAGTACGGAGCCGGGAGAGCAGCTTGCCGCGCCAGTCGCCCAGCTCCGTGATCCTCGCGCCTATCCTCCGGGAAGATGATTCGGTTTTCGGTGAGCCGCTCTTTTCCATCTAATCACTCCTCCCCAAACGCAAAATGCTTGCTTTGGCATCATCCTGCCATCATCCTGAAATATATTGCGCAAAAAGAATCAAACGACCAATTCCCACCAATGTCATCAAGCGGTCTTGCATCCTCTCGATCACCGCGGGATTCCATATTCAGTGTGGCTCGCCTGGCGTTGTCTGAGGCGAGAGTTGAACCTCCAATCACCAAGCTCTTTGATTCGCGCGTCAATGAGCGGAGAAGGGCGTTCGCTTTCCCGAGAGGTTCTCATTTTCACGCTCCCTTCAGCCATCCGGCTGAACACCAGGCCTACCAGCGCGCCAGCTGCGTGATTTGAATGAGGTTGCCGTAGGTGTCGTTCAGCATCGGGATGGTCGAGCCGGTCACCTCGGTAGGCGGCACGGTGAACTCGG of the bacterium genome contains:
- a CDS encoding VOC family protein, whose product is MKIGSIVIRCLEFDKMLAFWQEALHYVPREPAKGGWAVLRDPQGRGPNISLDQVPEKHSGKRSRLHLDLYTDNQEGEVERLIKIGATRYPWRYPKGADFTVLEDPDGNLFCVVQKT
- a CDS encoding DUF1801 domain-containing protein, encoding MEKSGSPKTESSSRRIGARITELGDWRGKLLSRLRTLIKQADPEVVEELKWRKPSNPAGVPVWSHAGIICTGETYKNHVRLTFAKGASLKDPKGLFNSGLEGNAMRAIVIHAGDEIDEKAFKALVRAAVHLNGSSSR